Proteins encoded together in one Catellatospora citrea window:
- a CDS encoding glutathione peroxidase, whose protein sequence is MSLYDVPIKTLQGADADLSQYRGKAVLVVNVASRCGLTPQYTGLQKLAEAYADQGLVVLGVPCNQFAGQEPGSAEEIAEFCDVNYGVTFPLTEKIDVNGPARHPLYDLLTQTADADGEAGDVKWNFEKFVVDRSGAVVARLRPQVTPESPELVGTVERALA, encoded by the coding sequence ATGAGCCTTTACGACGTACCGATCAAGACCCTGCAGGGCGCCGACGCCGACCTCTCCCAGTACCGCGGCAAGGCCGTGCTCGTCGTCAACGTCGCCTCCCGCTGCGGACTCACCCCGCAGTACACCGGCCTGCAGAAGCTCGCCGAGGCCTACGCCGACCAGGGGCTGGTCGTGCTCGGCGTGCCGTGCAACCAGTTCGCCGGGCAGGAGCCGGGCAGCGCCGAGGAGATCGCCGAGTTCTGTGACGTCAACTACGGCGTCACCTTCCCGCTGACGGAGAAGATCGACGTCAACGGCCCCGCCCGGCACCCGCTGTACGACCTGCTCACGCAGACCGCCGACGCCGACGGCGAGGCGGGCGACGTCAAGTGGAACTTCGAGAAGTTCGTGGTCGACCGGTCCGGCGCGGTCGTCGCCCGGCTGCGCCCGCAGGTCACCCCGGAGTCGCCCGAACTGGTCGGCACCGTCGAGCGCGCGCTGGCCTGA
- a CDS encoding YihY/virulence factor BrkB family protein produces MARTREPGRAHRERLLHILSRGPERPSELGFRAWLGVARRTVVELLNDELADRAAALTYYSVTSILPGMLVLVAGVGLFGRPTSDAVAENLSELTPPPARHAVLEIIDNLRYDQRAAGVALAVGLAIAFWSATSYIGGFMRAANVIYDVPEGRPLWKTVPVQLFVTAVTGVSLAASALAVVLSGRVATSVGRAFGVEDATVKVLDVVKWPVLVVVINLLLALLYWAAPNARLGGFRWITPGTMVAMGTWITVSGGFAYYIATFDSYNRTYGALGGVIVFLVWLWLTNVAVLLGAKFDAELGRARAIAAGMPPDAEPYLPLRDVPKQEPRNGLPALEAAPADRPADEEVRPDEGRS; encoded by the coding sequence GTGGCGCGTACGAGGGAACCGGGCCGGGCACACCGGGAGCGGCTGCTCCACATCCTGAGCCGCGGTCCGGAGCGGCCGTCGGAGCTGGGCTTTCGGGCCTGGCTGGGGGTGGCCCGCCGGACCGTGGTGGAGTTGCTCAACGACGAGCTGGCGGACCGGGCCGCGGCGCTGACCTACTACAGCGTGACGTCGATCCTGCCGGGCATGCTGGTGCTGGTCGCCGGGGTGGGCCTGTTCGGGCGGCCGACCAGCGACGCGGTCGCGGAGAACCTGAGCGAGCTGACGCCGCCGCCGGCCCGGCACGCGGTGCTGGAGATCATCGACAACCTGCGCTACGACCAGCGGGCGGCGGGGGTGGCCCTGGCGGTCGGTCTGGCCATCGCGTTCTGGTCGGCCACCAGCTACATCGGCGGGTTCATGCGGGCCGCGAACGTGATCTACGACGTGCCGGAGGGCCGTCCGCTGTGGAAGACGGTCCCGGTGCAGCTGTTCGTCACCGCGGTGACCGGGGTGTCGCTGGCCGCGAGCGCGCTGGCGGTGGTGCTCAGCGGCCGGGTGGCCACCAGCGTCGGGCGGGCGTTCGGCGTCGAGGACGCCACCGTGAAGGTGCTCGACGTGGTGAAGTGGCCGGTCCTGGTGGTGGTGATAAACCTGCTGCTGGCGCTGCTCTACTGGGCCGCGCCGAACGCCCGGCTGGGCGGGTTCCGCTGGATCACCCCGGGCACCATGGTGGCGATGGGCACCTGGATCACGGTGTCGGGCGGCTTCGCGTACTACATCGCGACCTTCGACTCGTACAACCGCACCTACGGCGCGCTCGGCGGCGTCATCGTGTTCCTGGTGTGGCTCTGGCTGACCAACGTCGCGGTGCTGCTCGGCGCGAAGTTCGACGCCGAGCTGGGCCGGGCGCGGGCGATCGCGGCGGGCATGCCGCCCGACGCCGAGCCGTACCTTCCCCTGCGCGACGTGCCCAAGCAGGAGCCCCGCAACGGGCTGCCCGCCCTGGAAGCGGCTCCCGCGGACCGGCCGGCGGACGAGGAGGTACGGCCCGACGAGGGCCGGTCGTGA